A region of Malaclemys terrapin pileata isolate rMalTer1 chromosome 5, rMalTer1.hap1, whole genome shotgun sequence DNA encodes the following proteins:
- the LOC128837794 gene encoding uncharacterized protein LOC128837794: MQADNRKRAPAWTVREVLDLIAVWGEDSVLAELRSKRRNAKTFEKISKGMMERGHNRDSEQCRVKVKELRQAYQKTKEANGRSGSEPWTCRFYAELHAILGGAATTTPPVIVDSGSGIVSSATPEDSADGGEEEEEEEDELAESTQHSVLPNSQDLFLTLTEVPSQASQASTQDSDPTEGTSAAANSSSLPPPSRRLSQIRRHKKRTRDEMFSEIMESSRSDRAHLNEWKETVSKYRKKASEREDRRDQREDRRDARDERWRQEDQRRQDATLGLLREQTDVLRRLVELQERLLENRLPLQPLFHPPPSPCSVSSSPRRVRTREGRLRTPSHSTPVDSPSKRLSFF, encoded by the exons atgcaggctgataatcgaaaaagagcaccagcatggaccgtgagggaggtactggatctgatcgctgtatggggagaggattcagtgcttgcagaacttcgttctaaaagacgaaatgcaaaaacttttgaaaaaatctccaagggcatgatggagagaggccacaatagggactctgagcagtgccgcgtgaaagtcaaggagctcagacaagcgtatcaaaaaacaaaggaggcaaacggtcgctccgggtcagagccgtggacatgccgcttctacgccgagctgcatgcaattctagggggggctgccaccactaccccacctgtgatcgtggattctgggtcggggatagtctcatcagcgacgcctgaggattctgccgatgggggagaggaggaggaggaggaggaggatgagcttgcagagagcacacagcactccgttctccccaacagccaggatctttttctcaccctgactgaagtaccctcccaagcctcccaagccagtacccaagactctgaccccacggaagggacctcag cagctgcaaattcctcaagcctccctcctccatcccgaaggttatcacagataaggcgtcataagaagagaacgcgagacgagatgttttctgaaattatggaatccagccgcagtgacagagctcatctgaatgagtggaaggaaacagtttcaaagtataggaaaaaagccagtgaacgtgaggacaggagggaccaacgtgaggacaggagggacgctcgagatgagaggtggcggcaggaagaccagaggaggcaggatgcaacgctggggctgctgcgtgagcaaacagacgtgctccggcgtctggtggagcttcaggaacggctgctggaaaacagactgccgcttcagcccctgttccaccctccaccctccccatgttccgtatcctcctcacccagacgtgtaagaacacgggaggggaggctccgtacaccttcccattccaccccagtagacagcccaagcaaaaggctgtcatttttttaa